Below is a genomic region from Planctomycetota bacterium.
GCCGTCGAGTTGTTTTCGAGCGTTGATCTCCAGAATGGCCGACGGAGTGGGTTCGCCGGGGAGGTCGAGATTGAGTTTTCTCGTCACAAGGCGAATTGTCGCGCCGGGCACGAGACTGCTGACGACAACGACGAAGAAGACGAGATTGAAGAGCTGATCCGCCCCGTCCACGCCGGCCAGCACGGGGAAGGTCGCCAGGATGATCGGCACGGCTCCGCGCAGGCCCGTCCATCCGACGAAGAGCGTGTGCTTGAGCGAATAGCCCAGCGGCACCAGGCACGCCGCGACCGCCAGTGGCCGGGCCAGGAAGGCCAGCACGATGCCGACTCCAAGCCCCGCCCACGCGACGCCGGGCAGTTTGGAGGCGTCGACCAGCAGCCCGAGCATGAGAAACACGCCGACCTGGGCGAGCCACGCGAGCGCATCGTGCGTCCGCTGCAGGCCGTTGCGGTAAGCCAGCGGCCCGTTGCCGAGCACGAGCCCAGTCGCGAAAACCGCCAGAAAACCGCTGCCTTGGAGCAAAGTCGCCAGCCCGAAGGAAAGCAGTGCCGTCGCGAGCGTCAGCACCGGATAGAGGCCGACGGCACTGATCGGTGCACGCTGCAGCGTGGCCCGGCAGCCGTAGCCGATCGCCAAGCCGACGCCTGCACCGATGACGAGCTGCATCGGCACCAGAAGCAGCAGCGACCACCCGAGCTGGTCGCCCGCCTGGATCGCGGCGATGAGGGCGGTCGTCAGGATGACGGCCATCGGGTCGTTGACGCACGACTCGACCTCGATTGTCGACCCGAGCTTCGGCTCGAGCCTCAAGCCCCCACCACGCAGCACGGCGAAGACCGCGGCTGCGTCGGTCGAGCTGACGACGGCCCCGAGCAGCACCGCCTCGGCCCAGCTCAGGCCGAAGAGCCGCCCGAACGCCGCCACCACGCCGGCGGTGAGCGCCACGCCGATGGTCGCCAGCAGCCCCGCGGGCACGACGACGCGCCGGACCGCGGCGGCCTTGGTGTTGAGCCCGCCGTCGAAGAGGATGAGGATGAGCGCGACGGTGCCGACGCGCATCGCCAGGCCGTAGTCGTCGAACGCGATCCCGCCGACGATGTCGCTCCCGCCGAGCACGCCCAGCAGCAGGAAGAGCAACACGACCGGAATGCCCAGCCGATCGACGGCCCGGCTGAAGAGCACACTGAACGCGACCAGCACGCCGAGCACGCTGAGCAACAGCGCAGTCGTCGTCGGCTCGGTCAGTGCAAGCGGCACGGCGGGCCAGCCTAGCGATCGTCAGGCACGACGAGCTCGACGTCGGGGAAGTATGTGCTGAAGCGTGCGACGTCGCGCGTCAGCAGTCGCAACCCATCGGCCTGAGCATGGCCGCCAATGTAGAAGTCGGCGACGGGGGAGGTGCGTGTGCCGCCACTTGCGCGGTGCTGTGCGAAGGCCTGTCCGGCGAACCAGCCTGACTCGGGAGGTATCGGTAGCATGAGCAGGCCCTCTGGCAGTGCCTGCTCGAGACTCCGGCGGTCATCGAATCCGTACGCGAACTCACCGAAAACGATTGCGTTAATGGCGACTGCTCCGTCCTCTCGTGCCCTAACGACCGCCTCCAACGTCGTGTCGAACCAGGGAGAGTCCCGATGCTGCAGAGCGATCAGGATGTTGGTGTCGAGGAGTGTGCGAACTTCCGACATGGTCAGCTTCTCGTCATTTCCGAGATCTCTTCCCAACTGCCCTTGAAGTTGCCTTGTCCTGCCATTTGCCGGACGAGCCGCTCGGCCGGTGTCAGCTCCGGATCATCGGGTGACTTCGACATCAACCAGTCCGCGAACTCCTCGGCGGTGCCGTGGCGGGGATGCCTCAGTCGCTCGTCCAGGCGATTGAGAAGTCCCCGCTGCTCGTCCCGCGGCAGCGCGTGGATGGCCTCCTCGATTTCGGCAACCGTCGACATGCCTGCATCATAACCGATCCCGCCGCCAACCGTCGCCGCTACGCTGCGTCGTGGCCGTGAAGGAGAAGAAGCTCAGCCCTGCCATGCGGCAGTATCAGGACTTTAAAGACAAGCATCCTGGCTACGTGCTCTTCTTCCGAATGGGCGACTTCTATGAGGTCTTCCACGACGACGCCAAGCTCTGCAGCCGGACGCTCGGCATCACGCTCACCGCCCGGCAGGACAAGGTGCCGATGGCGGGCGTGCCATATCACCAGCTCGACAACTACCTCAAGCGGATGATCGTCGCCGGGCACCGCGTGGCGATTTGTGAGCAGGTCGAAGATGCCAAGCAAGCCAAGGGCCTCGTCAAGCGCGACGTCACGCGGCTGGTGACGCCGGGGACGCTGACCGACGAACCGATGCTCGACAGCAAGGCCGCGTCGTACCTGGCGGCGGTGGCGTTTGGCAGGAAGTCGTGCGGGATCGCCTGGGTCGATCTGTCGACCGGACGTCTCCTTGCCGCCAGCGGCAGCGAACGCGAGATGTTCGACGAAGCAGGCCGGCTCGCCCCGGCGGAAATGCTCGTGCCCGAGTCGTCCAACGGCGACGAACATCCCGCCGCCCGAGAGCTTCGTGGCCGAGGCGTCACGGGCGTGGTCGATCGGCCGGGCTGGCAGTTTTCCGAGAAGCACGGACTCGACGAGTTTCGCCGGTACTGGGGCGTTTCGACGGCTGTCGGATACGGCTTTGCCGACGACGATCCGGCCGTCGCGGCGACGGGTGCGGTGCTGACGTACCTCGAAGAGACGCAGCGTGGCCGGGCCGAGCACGTCCGTCCGCCGGTGCCGCACGAGGCGTCGCAGTACTTGCGGATCGATCCGTCGAGCTGGCGCAACCTGGAGGTCGACCGGACGCTGCGCGGCGGATCGACCGAGGGCTCGCTGCTGGCGGCGGTCGATCGGACGCAGACGCCCATGGGCGGTCGGCTGTTGCGGGAGTGGCTGCGGTCACCACTGACAGATGTCGGACAGATCGAATCGCGTCAAGATGCCGTAGCCGAGCTTCGTGCCAAGACGTCGAAGCTGACGGTGCTGCGCGAGCGACTGTCGAGCGTGTGCGACATCGAGCGGATCGTCGGCAGGCTGGCCGTGAGCCGGGCCGGGCCGCGGGATCTGGCGGCGTTGCGGGACTGCTTGTCTGGCGTGCCAGCGCTCCTGGAGTCGCTGTCGACCGTCCCGGCCGCTGCGGGTGAGCTGCCATCGTTCGCTGACTTTGCGAAGGAGCAATCGGCTTTCTTAACCAAAGCGATCGCGCCCGAACCGCCGGCAAACCTGCGGGACGGCAACGTCATCGCCAAGGGGTTCGACAAGCAGCTCGACGAGCTCCGCACCGTCGGCCGCGATGGTCGGCAGTGGCTGGCGGAGTACCAGGCCGAGCTGTGCGAACAGACCGGCATCCCGAGTCTCAAGATCGGCTACAACCGCGTCTTCGGCTACTACGTCGAAGTCACCAACGCCCACAAGGACAAGGCCCCCGACGCGTGGGCGCGTCGACAGAGCACCAAGAACGCCGAGCGGTTCGTGACCGAAAAGCTCAAGGAGTTTGAGACCAAAGCCGTCGGGGCCGAAGGCGAGGCGGCGGAGCTGGAGCAGGCGCTGTTCGAGCGCGTCCGCAACGACCTCTTGCCGCACGTCGGCATGTTCCAGTCGCTCGCCGCCTCGATGGCCCGGACCGATGTGCTGGCGGGGTTTGCGCAGCTGTCGTTGGAGCGGCACTACGCCCGGCCGACGGTGGACGACTCGCGCGTGCTGGAGCTCGACGACGCCCGGCATCCGGTGCTGGAGCAGTCGCTCGGCAGCGAGTTCGTCGCTAACCCGATTCGCCTTGCCGAGGCCGACACGCTGCGGCTGATCACCGGGCCGAACATGGCCGGCAAGAGCACGTTCATCCGGCAAGTCGCGCTGATCGTGTTGCTGGCCCAGGTCGGCAGCGACGTGCCGGCCAAGTCGGCGCGGATCGGCGTGTGCGATCGGCTGTTCGTCCGCGTCGGTGCCAGCGATGAACTACACGCCGGCCGAAGCACGTTCATGGTCGAGATGATCGAGTCGGCCAATCTGCTCAACAACGCAACGGATCGGAGCCTGGTCGTCCTGGACGAGGTCGGCCGGGGAACGAGCACGCTCGACGGCCTGAGCCTGGCGTGGGCGATCGCCGAGCACCTGGCGAAGGTCGTCGGCAGCCGGGCGCTGTTCGCGACGCACTATCACGAACTGGTGCGCTTGGCCGACGAGCTTCCCGGCACCGGGAATCTCTCGGCAAGCGTCCGCGAGTGGGACGGCAGCATCGTCTTCACCCACCGCATCGTCGACGGCCCAGCCAGCCAGAGCTACGGCATCCAGGTCGCCAAACTCGCCGGCGTGCCTCGCCCCGTCACCGAACGCGCGGGCGAATTGCTCCAACGCCTCAAGGTCAGCCACGGCGACGACCCCGAGCCACGAAGCGTCCCGGCCAACGGCGTCGACGTCGGCCAAATGTTCCTCTTCGGCGGGGTTCCGCCGGAAGCCGAAGCGGTTGTCGAACAGTTGCGCTCCGTCGACCTCGACGGCATCTCGCCGCGTGAGGCACACGAGCTGGTCACGCGTCTACGCGACCAGCTCGTGAGTTGACGGGCGAGGTCGTTACTGCCGCGTCAGTGTCACGTCGCCTGTGGCATTGAGATCGCCGAGTCCAGAGAAGAAGAGGTTGGCCGTGCCGTTGTTGATCGTGCCGGAGAAGCGGACCGGCAGTTCGATCGTGTTCGACTCTCCAGTGATTACTCCGTCCTCGTCGATGACGGTGGACTGAATCCGAACCGGTACGAGAATCGCGCCCTGCATGCCGTCTTCTGAGACAGCCTGTAGAACAGCGGTCATACCAGATGACGTCAGAACGCTCGTTTCCAAGCGGAACCGGTCGGACGCTACCTGTCCATTCACGCTCAAGTTGAAGAAGCCAGTGTCGTGCCCCGACAGACCGGTCATCGATACGGGAACCGTCGTGAAACCCTGGGCGTTTCTGGAAGCGTCATCAAGGTTGAAGGCGATCGTTCCGCTCCCCGACAAAGCGATGAGCTTCTGTGGGCCGGAGTACACTGAGAGATCGATGACGGTGTCGTACTCGAGGTCGTAGCTGCCAGCCCAGAGGCCGCCGACGGCGAGCGCGTCGTCTGGTGTCGCGATCACGTCTTCGACATCGATGGGCGGCTGGGGCGTTGGGAAGAATGGCGGGAATAAACTGCCATCCGGTCCCGTTGGTGGCACG
It encodes:
- a CDS encoding potassium/proton antiporter is translated as MPLALTEPTTTALLLSVLGVLVAFSVLFSRAVDRLGIPVVLLFLLLGVLGGSDIVGGIAFDDYGLAMRVGTVALILILFDGGLNTKAAAVRRVVVPAGLLATIGVALTAGVVAAFGRLFGLSWAEAVLLGAVVSSTDAAAVFAVLRGGGLRLEPKLGSTIEVESCVNDPMAVILTTALIAAIQAGDQLGWSLLLLVPMQLVIGAGVGLAIGYGCRATLQRAPISAVGLYPVLTLATALLSFGLATLLQGSGFLAVFATGLVLGNGPLAYRNGLQRTHDALAWLAQVGVFLMLGLLVDASKLPGVAWAGLGVGIVLAFLARPLAVAACLVPLGYSLKHTLFVGWTGLRGAVPIILATFPVLAGVDGADQLFNLVFFVVVVSSLVPGATIRLVTRKLNLDLPGEPTPSAILEINARKQLDGDIESFHIAPSVAVAGAQLSELEFPGDASVVLIVRDESLVPARGGTVLQEDDHVYVFFRPADRAFIELLFGNPEA
- a CDS encoding type II toxin-antitoxin system VapC family toxin, with the translated sequence MSEVRTLLDTNILIALQHRDSPWFDTTLEAVVRAREDGAVAINAIVFGEFAYGFDDRRSLEQALPEGLLMLPIPPESGWFAGQAFAQHRASGGTRTSPVADFYIGGHAQADGLRLLTRDVARFSTYFPDVELVVPDDR
- the mutS gene encoding DNA mismatch repair protein MutS → MAVKEKKLSPAMRQYQDFKDKHPGYVLFFRMGDFYEVFHDDAKLCSRTLGITLTARQDKVPMAGVPYHQLDNYLKRMIVAGHRVAICEQVEDAKQAKGLVKRDVTRLVTPGTLTDEPMLDSKAASYLAAVAFGRKSCGIAWVDLSTGRLLAASGSEREMFDEAGRLAPAEMLVPESSNGDEHPAARELRGRGVTGVVDRPGWQFSEKHGLDEFRRYWGVSTAVGYGFADDDPAVAATGAVLTYLEETQRGRAEHVRPPVPHEASQYLRIDPSSWRNLEVDRTLRGGSTEGSLLAAVDRTQTPMGGRLLREWLRSPLTDVGQIESRQDAVAELRAKTSKLTVLRERLSSVCDIERIVGRLAVSRAGPRDLAALRDCLSGVPALLESLSTVPAAAGELPSFADFAKEQSAFLTKAIAPEPPANLRDGNVIAKGFDKQLDELRTVGRDGRQWLAEYQAELCEQTGIPSLKIGYNRVFGYYVEVTNAHKDKAPDAWARRQSTKNAERFVTEKLKEFETKAVGAEGEAAELEQALFERVRNDLLPHVGMFQSLAASMARTDVLAGFAQLSLERHYARPTVDDSRVLELDDARHPVLEQSLGSEFVANPIRLAEADTLRLITGPNMAGKSTFIRQVALIVLLAQVGSDVPAKSARIGVCDRLFVRVGASDELHAGRSTFMVEMIESANLLNNATDRSLVVLDEVGRGTSTLDGLSLAWAIAEHLAKVVGSRALFATHYHELVRLADELPGTGNLSASVREWDGSIVFTHRIVDGPASQSYGIQVAKLAGVPRPVTERAGELLQRLKVSHGDDPEPRSVPANGVDVGQMFLFGGVPPEAEAVVEQLRSVDLDGISPREAHELVTRLRDQLVS